Below is a window of bacterium DNA.
TGTAGTCCCGGCTACAAAGTGCTCGATCAACCGCTCTTGCTTGCCCCAGCTTAGCCTGCTCTTTCTCATGAACCAATCCTAGATATTTTTAGTTATCTAGGACAGCCCCTTTTTTTTTAAAAAAGTGCCTCGGGTGCGGGGCGGAGCCCCGCAAGTTGTAAAATGGCGGGCCGAGCCCGCCCTACATTTTAATCCCCGTCATTACAGCAACTTACCCTCTTTTTTTCCTCTCCCCTTGCCCATTTTGCCGCTTTGTGAGATTCTAAA
It encodes the following:
- a CDS encoding IS1595 family transposase, whose amino-acid sequence is MRKSRLSWGKQERLIEHFVAGTT